In one window of Saprospiraceae bacterium DNA:
- a CDS encoding carboxypeptidase-like regulatory domain-containing protein, with amino-acid sequence MKQFNKNLIFSLLCLFLGSAVLTAQVTIRGKVVDGETGEELIGAAVTYVGGGGGTITDYNGEFTLKPDALPVTLKISYTGYNTQEVEVASTSQRILVRLQTGAILIEETVIKGQRIDDKQKAAPLTVEKLDAIAIKDAASFTFYNSLGNLKGVDLTTASLGFTIINTRGFNSTSPVRSLQIIDGVDNQAPGLNFSLGNFLGSSDLDVNSVDLVQGASSAFYGPNAFNGVISMETKNPFLNKGLAVSFKTGERALFETALRWAGAVKNKDGKDWFATKINLFYLRANDWEADNYDPVTGTESGGFFYTTAQNPGRYDAVNIYGDEYQPRFDGTGSSWWNNTRAGLGIYHRTGYREVDLVDYNTRNIKTNAAFHFRTKPSQDFESPELILSSSFGSGTTVYQGDNRFSLRDILFFQNRIEFRKRDKYFIRAYATNEDAGNSFDPYFTALRLQEASKSNEQWANDYERYWTAANLGYIYFNRMRPLDYPEVGDSLGLSQWLQTYRDSMAYWHGLAENFANVGNPVGTFPTKDFFEPGTQRFDSLFNAITSRKSTDAEGGTRFFDKSALYHVHGEYNFSFSFLDKWVLGANGRMYRPNSEGTIFKDTAGTRITNREVGAYTGVEHTLGKFKLSGAFRLDKNENFKLVHTEAASVVWNPKPNTFLRASFSSAIRNPTLSDQYLNLNVGRARLVGNLEGFDSLITLESLQEYRRLPGGSISLLQYFNVAPIQPEKVKTLEAGIRTTLFEKLYVDAGYYYSFYDDFIGFNIGVDLPIGFFGPEFNRLQIYRVAANSINTVTTQGVAIGFNYYFARYFMAQANYSWNRLNSQIDDPIIPAFNTPEHKYNVGVSARDLPAGRRNVWGFNVLYKWIQGFIFEGSPQFTGFVPTYDLMDAQVNYTWTRMNTTFKIGASNVLNNKQFQTYGGPRIGRMAYLSILYDFRKK; translated from the coding sequence ATGAAGCAATTCAACAAAAATTTGATTTTCAGCCTATTGTGTTTGTTCCTCGGCAGCGCCGTGCTGACCGCGCAAGTCACCATTCGTGGCAAGGTGGTGGATGGCGAAACGGGCGAGGAACTGATAGGCGCGGCGGTGACCTATGTAGGCGGTGGTGGAGGCACCATCACTGACTACAACGGTGAATTCACCTTGAAACCCGATGCCCTGCCAGTGACGCTCAAAATCTCTTACACAGGTTACAACACGCAAGAAGTCGAGGTCGCCAGCACCAGCCAGCGCATCTTGGTGCGACTGCAAACGGGGGCCATACTCATCGAGGAAACGGTGATAAAAGGCCAACGCATTGACGACAAGCAAAAGGCCGCCCCGCTCACGGTGGAAAAACTCGATGCCATCGCCATCAAGGATGCGGCATCTTTCACCTTCTACAACAGCCTTGGCAACCTGAAAGGCGTGGACCTGACCACCGCCTCGCTTGGCTTCACCATCATCAACACGCGAGGCTTCAACTCGACCAGCCCGGTGCGCTCCCTTCAAATCATTGATGGGGTGGACAATCAGGCGCCCGGCCTCAACTTTTCTTTGGGCAACTTTTTAGGCTCCAGCGATTTGGATGTGAATAGCGTTGACCTCGTACAAGGCGCCAGTTCCGCCTTTTATGGCCCCAATGCTTTTAACGGGGTGATTTCGATGGAGACCAAAAACCCTTTTCTCAACAAAGGCTTGGCGGTGTCGTTCAAGACGGGCGAACGCGCTCTTTTTGAAACAGCCCTGCGCTGGGCCGGAGCAGTGAAAAACAAAGACGGCAAGGATTGGTTTGCCACCAAAATCAACCTTTTCTACTTGCGAGCCAACGACTGGGAAGCAGACAACTACGACCCAGTGACGGGCACAGAGTCAGGCGGCTTTTTTTACACCACCGCACAAAACCCGGGTCGTTATGATGCGGTGAATATCTACGGCGACGAATACCAGCCTCGTTTTGATGGCACTGGCAGCAGCTGGTGGAACAATACCCGCGCCGGCCTCGGCATCTATCACCGCACTGGCTACCGCGAAGTGGATTTGGTGGATTACAACACGCGCAACATCAAGACCAACGCGGCTTTCCATTTCCGCACCAAACCGTCACAGGACTTTGAATCGCCCGAACTGATTCTCTCTTCGAGTTTTGGCTCTGGCACGACGGTGTATCAAGGTGACAACCGATTTAGCCTCCGCGACATTTTGTTCTTTCAAAATCGCATCGAGTTTCGCAAGCGCGACAAGTATTTCATAAGGGCTTATGCGACCAACGAGGATGCCGGCAACTCCTTCGACCCCTATTTCACCGCTTTGCGCCTCCAAGAAGCCTCAAAATCGAACGAACAGTGGGCCAACGACTACGAACGATACTGGACGGCTGCCAACCTCGGGTACATCTATTTCAATCGTATGCGCCCCTTGGACTACCCGGAAGTCGGAGATAGCCTCGGGCTTTCTCAGTGGCTGCAGACCTACCGCGATTCGATGGCTTATTGGCATGGTCTTGCCGAAAATTTTGCCAACGTCGGCAACCCTGTGGGCACTTTCCCCACAAAGGACTTCTTCGAGCCGGGCACACAGCGCTTCGACTCGCTTTTCAACGCCATCACCTCGCGCAAATCCACGGACGCGGAGGGCGGCACGCGCTTTTTCGACAAGTCGGCGCTCTACCATGTGCATGGCGAGTATAATTTCTCCTTTTCTTTTCTCGACAAATGGGTGCTGGGCGCGAACGGCCGAATGTATCGCCCCAATTCGGAAGGCACCATTTTCAAAGACACGGCGGGTACCCGCATCACCAACAGAGAAGTGGGGGCTTACACTGGCGTGGAACATACTTTGGGGAAATTCAAGCTGAGCGGAGCCTTTCGACTCGACAAAAACGAGAACTTCAAATTGGTGCATACGGAGGCTGCCTCGGTGGTCTGGAACCCCAAGCCCAACACGTTTCTGCGAGCTTCGTTTTCCAGTGCCATCCGCAACCCCACGCTGTCCGACCAATACCTCAACCTGAACGTCGGTCGGGCACGCTTGGTAGGCAATCTTGAAGGTTTTGACAGCCTTATCACGCTGGAATCGCTGCAAGAGTACAGACGCCTGCCGGGAGGGAGCATCTCGCTGTTGCAATACTTCAATGTGGCTCCCATCCAACCCGAAAAGGTGAAAACCCTTGAAGCAGGCATTAGGACCACCTTGTTTGAAAAATTGTATGTGGACGCAGGTTACTATTACAGTTTCTACGACGATTTCATTGGGTTCAACATCGGGGTAGACCTGCCCATCGGGTTCTTTGGGCCAGAGTTCAACCGCTTGCAAATCTACCGCGTGGCAGCCAACTCCATCAATACGGTGACCACGCAAGGAGTAGCCATCGGATTTAACTACTATTTTGCGCGGTATTTCATGGCGCAGGCCAACTACTCATGGAATCGCCTCAATTCACAGATAGACGACCCCATCATTCCGGCCTTCAACACACCAGAGCACAAGTATAATGTGGGCGTGTCGGCTCGCGACCTGCCAGCAGGCCGCCGCAACGTTTGGGGGTTCAATGTGCTGTACAAATGGATTCAGGGCTTTATCTTTGAAGGCTCCCCACAATTCACGGGTTTCGTCCCAACATACGATTTGATGGACGCACAGGTGAACTACACATGGACACGCATGAACACGACTTTCAAAATTGGCGCGTCAAATGTGCTGAACAACAAGCAGTTTCAGACCTACGGCGGGCCGCGCATCGGGCGCATGGCCTACCTGAGCATACTCTACGACTTTCGCAAAAAATAA
- a CDS encoding PKD domain-containing protein — translation MRQLTTLLSLCFSTFFVFSLNAQIGCPGCVVNLPADLPADTLLLQDLPDGQKGVAYNQDISFRMPKTTTPVNAIDSITPPGLPISQIEILSIEGVPPGLFWQPNQTIFQTANQTDGCVKFCGTPTQSDSFVMTVKIKATVFFITQEATFPLRIYIAPEVSITEGFTMTDFTGCGSTTVTFTNNVPSGGNPGFSYQWDFGDGTTFEGENPPPHSYDEPGVYPVNYYAKIDTSPFVLASVKVLSVGCSDALNNPDLYFLVFNPSGEKIFDSSPHVNNTPLPYTWPVNLILDTTLTYTIAVWDEDSGLKGTDDPCGEVTFTVNNSGDTLTSGPLRLIVTILHDVKEVFSRDTVYVYPQPAPPTILAPNGLSECVGANTLLLLSSSGVGNQWWLDELPIPNETSFLHNPKQTGYYQVSVTTPDGCSAFSDSVLVEIYPLPDSPLYINVNNSLRLVDTSALPAQYALQWYNGNAPIPGETGFRYCATQSGNYGLLVTDLATGCMSFYSSTVMYDPSFDCTVSAGEVAALVLGLLPNPAAEQVQVRWGKPLSNGGSLRLWDAAGRLVKTMPLADGANAHSFDCGDVNVGYYMVEIVTEGFRGIGKLAVMR, via the coding sequence ATGCGACAACTCACTACCCTACTGTCTCTCTGTTTCTCCACGTTTTTCGTTTTTTCCCTGAACGCTCAGATTGGTTGTCCCGGTTGCGTGGTCAATTTGCCAGCCGATTTGCCAGCCGACACCCTTTTGCTCCAAGATTTGCCCGATGGCCAAAAGGGGGTTGCTTACAACCAAGACATTTCGTTCAGAATGCCCAAAACAACCACTCCCGTGAACGCCATTGACAGCATCACGCCTCCGGGACTGCCTATTTCGCAAATTGAAATCCTTTCTATCGAAGGGGTGCCGCCGGGCTTGTTCTGGCAGCCCAACCAGACCATTTTTCAAACAGCCAACCAGACGGACGGCTGCGTGAAATTCTGTGGCACCCCCACGCAGTCGGATTCTTTTGTGATGACGGTGAAAATCAAGGCCACCGTGTTTTTCATCACTCAGGAGGCGACTTTCCCGCTGCGCATCTACATCGCTCCGGAGGTCAGCATCACGGAAGGCTTCACCATGACTGACTTCACGGGCTGCGGCTCCACCACGGTGACGTTCACGAACAACGTCCCGTCTGGTGGCAACCCCGGCTTTTCGTATCAATGGGATTTTGGCGACGGCACCACCTTCGAGGGCGAAAACCCGCCACCGCACTCCTACGACGAACCGGGCGTGTATCCGGTGAACTACTATGCAAAAATTGACACCTCGCCATTCGTACTGGCCAGCGTCAAAGTATTGTCGGTGGGTTGCAGCGATGCTCTTAACAATCCCGACCTTTATTTCCTTGTGTTCAATCCGAGCGGCGAAAAGATATTCGATTCGTCTCCCCACGTCAACAACACGCCGCTGCCCTACACTTGGCCGGTCAACTTGATTCTTGACACAACGCTCACCTACACCATTGCCGTGTGGGATGAGGATTCGGGGCTGAAAGGCACTGACGACCCTTGCGGCGAGGTCACTTTTACCGTGAACAACAGCGGAGACACGCTGACTTCCGGGCCTTTGAGACTAATCGTGACCATCCTGCATGATGTGAAGGAAGTGTTTTCGAGGGACACCGTTTATGTGTACCCGCAGCCAGCTCCTCCAACCATTTTGGCTCCGAACGGGCTATCTGAATGTGTGGGTGCCAACACCTTGCTGCTGCTTTCTTCGTCGGGTGTGGGCAACCAGTGGTGGCTCGACGAGCTGCCCATTCCAAACGAAACGAGTTTTCTGCACAATCCCAAGCAGACTGGCTACTATCAGGTATCTGTCACTACGCCCGATGGTTGCTCGGCTTTTTCCGATAGTGTCTTGGTGGAAATATATCCGTTGCCGGATTCACCGCTCTACATCAACGTGAACAACTCGCTGCGCTTGGTTGACACGTCGGCTTTGCCTGCGCAGTATGCGTTGCAATGGTACAACGGCAATGCCCCCATTCCCGGCGAGACGGGGTTCCGCTATTGTGCCACTCAAAGCGGCAATTACGGCTTGCTGGTAACGGATTTGGCCACGGGCTGCATGAGCTTTTACTCTTCCACGGTGATGTACGACCCCAGTTTTGATTGCACCGTCAGCGCAGGAGAGGTCGCTGCACTTGTGCTTGGCTTATTGCCCAATCCTGCTGCCGAACAAGTGCAAGTGCGCTGGGGCAAACCTCTTTCCAACGGCGGCTCGCTCCGTCTGTGGGATGCGGCAGGGCGTTTGGTCAAAACAATGCCGCTCGCGGACGGTGCCAATGCTCATTCGTTTGACTGTGGCGATGTCAATGTCGGATATTACATGGTCGAAATCGTGACCGAGGGATTCAGAGGCATTGGGAAGTTGGCGGTGATGCGTTGA
- a CDS encoding T9SS type A sorting domain-containing protein, whose product MKKFPLPFLALFLLWNFVATAQPHRYLEQVFSNTVKTTGVVYGSNFTVLTISITGHTSRENLLMDIYEPEGDTEAQRPLILYCHTGNFLPWINPVTGLSVNQSCGGTRFDPAAVEMCTRLAKMGYVVASIDYRLGWRPDLLDELQRRFTLINAAYRGVQDVRACIRFFRKNVAEGGNTYRIDPNRIVVFGQGTGGYLSLNTAALDKYSEIITTSEPGKFLINGIPMVIEGYNGDPYGIQTAPGIVDAAYAAVTGFPVGDTLYVPNHIGYGSDFKLAVNLGGALGDKNWLDANTPPIISFHVPDDPFAPCGDGLVVVPGVNFPVVNVTGSCGVQPIQDQLGNNDVFKLGGLLDDPISVHARTINNGNEGFFPLLRAATNSAPWEWNVTVPNTQLPNGTIVPLNCSTNAAPALSTIDTIIAFYAPRACRALGLDCPGVSTKAEDLFDVNNILSVMPNPAKTEIWFSTDAEHPIQAIELYDMSGRLVRDVRSIENSTYVLRRNGLVNGMYVAKLYFPQGVAAKRIMFE is encoded by the coding sequence ATGAAAAAATTCCCACTCCCTTTCCTGGCACTCTTCCTGCTTTGGAATTTTGTCGCCACCGCGCAACCCCACCGTTATCTCGAACAAGTTTTTTCCAACACCGTGAAAACCACTGGCGTGGTGTATGGCTCCAACTTCACCGTGCTGACCATCAGTATCACGGGTCATACTTCGAGAGAAAACCTATTGATGGACATCTACGAGCCGGAAGGAGACACTGAGGCGCAACGCCCACTGATTCTCTATTGTCACACGGGCAACTTCCTGCCATGGATAAACCCGGTTACTGGCCTGAGCGTCAACCAGTCTTGTGGCGGCACGCGCTTCGACCCTGCTGCGGTGGAAATGTGCACGCGCTTGGCTAAAATGGGCTACGTCGTGGCTTCCATTGACTACCGACTCGGGTGGCGCCCTGACTTGCTCGACGAGCTGCAACGTCGTTTCACCCTTATCAACGCTGCCTACCGTGGCGTGCAGGATGTGCGTGCCTGCATTCGCTTTTTCCGCAAGAACGTTGCCGAAGGCGGCAACACTTACCGCATTGACCCCAATCGGATTGTGGTGTTTGGACAAGGCACGGGCGGCTATCTCTCGTTGAATACGGCTGCTTTGGACAAGTATTCCGAAATCATCACGACATCTGAGCCAGGCAAGTTTCTCATCAACGGGATACCCATGGTAATTGAGGGCTACAATGGAGACCCTTATGGGATACAGACTGCTCCCGGCATTGTGGATGCCGCTTATGCTGCTGTCACAGGCTTCCCCGTCGGCGACACGCTTTATGTGCCCAACCACATTGGCTATGGCTCCGATTTCAAGTTGGCAGTGAACTTGGGCGGTGCCTTAGGTGACAAAAACTGGCTGGATGCCAACACGCCCCCGATTATTTCCTTCCATGTGCCAGACGACCCCTTCGCACCGTGTGGTGATGGCTTGGTTGTCGTGCCGGGCGTGAATTTCCCTGTGGTGAACGTGACAGGGTCTTGTGGGGTGCAACCAATTCAAGACCAGCTTGGCAACAACGACGTGTTCAAATTGGGCGGCCTGCTCGACGACCCAATTTCTGTACACGCTCGCACTATCAACAACGGCAACGAAGGCTTCTTCCCCTTACTGCGTGCTGCTACCAACTCAGCCCCTTGGGAGTGGAACGTGACCGTGCCGAACACACAATTGCCCAATGGCACCATCGTGCCGCTCAACTGCTCGACCAACGCAGCGCCTGCATTATCCACGATTGACACTATCATCGCCTTCTATGCGCCGCGCGCTTGCCGTGCATTGGGGCTTGATTGCCCGGGGGTTTCCACAAAAGCCGAAGACCTCTTTGATGTCAACAACATCCTGAGCGTGATGCCAAACCCCGCCAAAACCGAGATTTGGTTTAGCACGGATGCCGAGCATCCCATTCAGGCCATTGAGTTGTATGACATGAGTGGCCGTTTGGTCCGCGACGTTCGCTCCATCGAAAACAGCACTTACGTGCTTCGTCGCAATGGCTTGGTCAACGGAATGTATGTGGCCAAGCTCTATTTCCCACAAGGCGTGGCTGCCAAGCGCATTATGTTTGAATGA
- the rplT gene encoding 50S ribosomal protein L20, with protein sequence MPRATNNPASRARRKKIMLAARGYFGARSKVYTVAKNTLEKGWQYAFRDRRFKKRTFRRLWIARINAATRAEGLNYSRFMHALGQKGIGLNRKALADLALNHPSAFKAIIEKVKN encoded by the coding sequence ATGCCAAGAGCAACCAACAACCCCGCCAGCCGCGCCCGTAGAAAAAAAATCATGCTTGCCGCTCGCGGTTATTTCGGCGCTCGCTCCAAAGTTTACACCGTAGCTAAAAACACGCTGGAAAAAGGCTGGCAATATGCCTTCCGCGACCGCAGGTTCAAGAAGCGCACATTCCGTCGCCTGTGGATAGCGCGTATCAACGCCGCCACTCGTGCCGAAGGGCTTAACTACAGCCGCTTCATGCACGCGCTCGGTCAAAAGGGCATCGGCCTCAATCGCAAGGCGCTGGCCGACCTCGCACTCAATCACCCTTCGGCGTTCAAGGCCATCATCGAAAAGGTGAAAAATTGA
- the rpmI gene encoding 50S ribosomal protein L35 produces the protein MPKMKTHSSAKKRFKVTGTGKITRNRARLRHIASTKTKKQKRHLRGSVVVDQSEHARIERLLAM, from the coding sequence ATGCCGAAGATGAAGACCCACTCCAGCGCCAAGAAACGTTTCAAGGTGACTGGTACCGGTAAAATAACGCGCAATCGCGCAAGGCTGCGCCACATCGCCAGCACCAAAACAAAGAAGCAGAAGCGCCATCTGCGCGGTAGCGTGGTCGTTGACCAATCCGAACACGCACGCATAGAGCGCCTGCTAGCTATGTAA
- a CDS encoding T9SS type A sorting domain-containing protein encodes MKKTFLFILSLSTIAPLFAQVCERDSSLLMNDSVFVSPRPYSDSYQVYALAPACIGEPYTQSVTIKVPPIFNFMGVMIPLTNASIATTGAIQGLPSGITYACDPPNCVFNANTLGCIVLYGTPNNPAQAPDTTDLVINATVSAGGLTIPVTFPGPIAPGNYYFVLAEAGACIMNTRNYHSQIASVKNVPNPFSDATIISVTSEVTGQFNFEMFDLFGRRVRQQTLALVHGENQFTVEAGDLANGSYFYTIGNANGSVTRKMVISR; translated from the coding sequence ATGAAAAAAACTTTCCTTTTCATCCTTTCTCTTTCGACGATTGCCCCCTTGTTTGCCCAAGTATGTGAGCGCGACTCTTCCTTGCTGATGAACGACTCCGTTTTCGTTTCCCCTCGCCCCTACTCCGATTCCTATCAGGTGTACGCATTGGCACCTGCTTGTATCGGCGAGCCTTACACCCAGTCCGTGACCATCAAAGTGCCGCCTATCTTCAATTTCATGGGGGTGATGATTCCCCTGACGAACGCAAGCATCGCCACGACGGGTGCCATACAGGGACTGCCCTCCGGCATCACTTACGCTTGCGACCCGCCCAATTGTGTGTTCAACGCGAACACCTTGGGTTGCATCGTCTTATACGGCACTCCGAACAATCCCGCACAAGCACCCGACACCACTGATTTGGTCATCAATGCCACCGTGTCGGCAGGTGGCCTCACCATCCCGGTCACGTTCCCAGGACCTATCGCACCCGGCAATTATTACTTTGTGCTGGCAGAAGCGGGCGCTTGCATTATGAACACGCGCAACTACCACAGCCAGATTGCGTCGGTAAAAAACGTGCCCAACCCATTCTCTGATGCCACTATCATCAGCGTGACTTCGGAGGTTACAGGGCAATTCAATTTTGAAATGTTCGACTTGTTTGGTCGCCGCGTGCGTCAGCAGACGCTCGCGTTGGTGCACGGCGAAAACCAATTCACCGTCGAGGCGGGCGATTTGGCCAATGGCTCTTATTTCTACACAATTGGCAATGCCAATGGTAGCGTGACACGCAAAATGGTCATTTCAAGATAG